From one Maritimibacter sp. DP1N21-5 genomic stretch:
- the lepA gene encoding translation elongation factor 4 has product MTDLAHIRNFSIVAHIDHGKSTLADRLIQETKTVADRDMKAQMLDSMDIERERGITIKAQTVRIEYEADNGEHYVLNLIDTPGHVDFAYEVSRSMRAVEGSLLVVDSTQGVEAQTLANVYQAIDADHEIVPILNKIDLPATDCDRVAEQIEDVIGIDASGAIRVSAKTGVGIHETLEAIVHKLPAPTGDAGAPLKAMLVDSWYDPYLGVVVLVRIMDGVLKKGDRIRMMQTGAVYPVERIGVFRPGMIPCDQLGPGEIGFITASIKQVRDTKVGDTITTEKKGADKPLPGFKPSIPVVFCGLFPVDSAEFEDLRDAIEKLALNDASFSYEMETSAALGFGFRCGFLGLLHLEVIRDRLEREYDIELITTAPSVVYHLYMKDGTMRELHNPADMPDLTYVDHVEEPRIKATILVPDDYLGDVLKLCQDRRGIQLDLTYAGSRAMVVYDLPLNEVVFDFYDRLKSVTKGYASFDYQLMGYREDNLVKMQILVNDEPVDALSMMVHRDRAEARGRAMCEKLKDLIPRHMFKIPIQAAIGGKVIARETLSALRKDVTAKCYGGDATRKKKLLEKQKAGKKKMRQFGKVEIPQEAFISALKMDE; this is encoded by the coding sequence CACGGGAAATCCACCCTTGCCGACCGCCTGATCCAGGAGACGAAGACCGTCGCCGACCGGGACATGAAGGCGCAGATGCTCGATTCCATGGACATCGAACGGGAGCGGGGCATCACGATCAAGGCCCAGACGGTGCGGATCGAGTATGAGGCCGATAACGGCGAGCACTATGTGCTCAACCTCATCGACACGCCCGGTCACGTCGACTTCGCCTATGAGGTGAGCCGGTCCATGCGCGCCGTCGAGGGGTCGCTGCTGGTCGTCGATTCCACTCAAGGGGTCGAGGCGCAGACGCTGGCCAACGTCTATCAGGCCATCGACGCCGACCACGAAATCGTGCCAATCCTGAACAAGATCGACTTGCCCGCGACCGACTGCGACCGGGTGGCCGAGCAGATCGAGGATGTGATTGGGATCGACGCCTCAGGTGCCATCCGCGTGTCGGCGAAGACCGGCGTCGGCATCCATGAGACGCTGGAGGCCATCGTGCACAAGCTGCCCGCCCCCACCGGGGACGCGGGCGCGCCGCTCAAGGCGATGCTGGTCGACAGCTGGTATGACCCCTACCTGGGCGTCGTCGTGCTAGTCCGTATCATGGACGGGGTCCTGAAGAAGGGCGACCGTATCCGCATGATGCAGACGGGCGCCGTCTATCCGGTGGAGCGCATCGGCGTGTTCCGCCCGGGCATGATCCCCTGCGACCAGCTTGGGCCGGGCGAAATCGGCTTCATCACCGCCTCGATCAAACAGGTGCGCGACACCAAGGTGGGCGACACCATCACGACCGAGAAGAAGGGGGCGGACAAGCCCCTTCCCGGCTTCAAACCGTCGATTCCGGTGGTGTTCTGCGGCCTGTTCCCCGTGGATTCCGCCGAGTTCGAGGACCTGCGCGACGCCATCGAGAAACTGGCGCTCAACGACGCCTCCTTCAGCTACGAGATGGAGACCTCGGCCGCGCTGGGCTTTGGCTTCCGCTGCGGCTTCCTTGGTCTACTGCACCTCGAGGTCATCCGCGACCGGCTCGAGCGCGAGTATGACATCGAGCTGATCACCACCGCGCCCTCGGTGGTCTATCACCTCTACATGAAGGACGGCACGATGCGGGAGTTGCACAACCCCGCCGACATGCCCGACCTGACCTATGTCGACCACGTCGAAGAGCCGCGCATCAAGGCGACGATCCTCGTGCCGGACGACTACCTTGGCGACGTGCTGAAGCTCTGCCAGGACCGTCGCGGCATCCAGCTCGACCTGACCTATGCCGGGTCGCGGGCGATGGTTGTCTATGACCTGCCGCTCAATGAGGTGGTCTTCGACTTCTACGACCGGCTGAAATCGGTGACCAAGGGCTATGCGAGCTTCGACTACCAGCTCATGGGCTACCGCGAGGACAACCTCGTGAAGATGCAGATCCTCGTGAACGACGAGCCGGTGGATGCGCTGTCCATGATGGTCCATCGCGACCGCGCCGAGGCGCGCGGCCGGGCGATGTGCGAAAAGCTCAAGGACCTGATCCCGCGCCATATGTTCAAGATCCCGATCCAGGCGGCGATTGGTGGGAAAGTGATTGCGCGGGAGACCTTGTCTGCTTTGCGGAAAGACGTGACGGCCAAGTGCTACGGCGGCGACGCCACCCGGAAGAAGAAGCTTCTGGAAAAGCAGAAGGCCGGCAAGAAGAAGATGCGCCAGTTCGGGAAGGTAGAGATCCCGCAGGAAGCGTTTATCTCGGCGTTGAAGATGGATGAGTAG
- a CDS encoding DUF2971 domain-containing protein has product MNLIDNNGLIPSTLCRYRPGDTEYALHEIEEALSRKQHWFSSVANANDPFDCNPAFTKSSNKDVFQTYRQLRRRYLVDQHSEHFFGLGRSHRKRELRKKFEVNLPNVMKHRHKLDSMADRVRSQSKIICLCEAWDHPLMWSHYASGHTGLVLVFAYRPEFVELTGEDAPLPICYSDERSHITTVDILAWLYASESNGALIDRSEHAFNAMILGKAADWEYEREWRIHKRSDKDGYKPVHCLELKEVLVGMRASRSREAEVREVCSGRVPVVRLRLDNKEYKLSR; this is encoded by the coding sequence ATGAACTTAATTGATAATAATGGTCTCATTCCAAGCACTTTGTGCCGTTACCGGCCTGGCGACACGGAATATGCACTTCATGAAATTGAAGAAGCGCTTTCAAGAAAGCAGCACTGGTTTTCTTCTGTGGCCAATGCCAATGATCCATTTGACTGCAATCCGGCGTTTACGAAATCATCAAACAAAGACGTTTTCCAAACCTACAGACAGCTACGTCGACGGTATCTTGTCGACCAACACTCTGAGCACTTTTTCGGGTTAGGCAGGTCCCATCGCAAGCGAGAGCTTCGGAAGAAGTTCGAAGTTAACTTGCCCAATGTGATGAAACATAGACATAAGCTCGACAGCATGGCCGATCGCGTAAGAAGTCAGTCGAAGATAATATGTCTATGCGAGGCTTGGGATCATCCTCTAATGTGGTCTCATTACGCGTCTGGACATACTGGATTGGTACTTGTATTCGCCTACCGCCCAGAATTTGTGGAGCTTACAGGTGAGGATGCGCCGCTTCCGATCTGTTACTCCGACGAAAGATCGCACATCACCACCGTTGATATTCTTGCGTGGTTATATGCGTCTGAGAGCAATGGCGCATTGATTGACCGCTCGGAGCATGCTTTCAATGCCATGATATTGGGTAAGGCGGCAGACTGGGAATACGAACGCGAGTGGCGTATTCACAAGCGTTCGGACAAAGATGGGTACAAGCCCGTGCATTGTCTAGAATTGAAAGAGGTCCTCGTCGGGATGCGGGCATCCCGAAGCCGAGAGGCTGAAGTTCGTGAAGTATGCAGTGGTAGAGTGCCTGTTGTGAGACTTCGGTTGGACAACAAGGAGTATAAACTGAGCCGTTGA
- a CDS encoding DUF4112 domain-containing protein, with protein MPADRTLPRATPLNHTNAAADLARVQRIARLFDTRYGIPGTRLRFGLDSIIGLIPGIGDIAMLAPSVYILAVAMRHNVPKATLARMVGNAAIDAGVGSIPILGDIFDLFFKSHRRNADLLAEALGGPRT; from the coding sequence ATGCCCGCCGACCGGACGCTCCCCCGTGCCACGCCGCTCAACCACACCAACGCCGCCGCCGACCTCGCCCGGGTGCAGCGGATCGCGCGCCTGTTCGACACGCGCTATGGCATCCCGGGCACGCGCCTTCGCTTCGGGCTCGACAGTATCATCGGGCTGATCCCCGGCATCGGCGATATCGCGATGCTCGCGCCCTCGGTCTATATCCTCGCCGTGGCCATGCGCCACAACGTGCCGAAGGCCACGCTCGCCCGGATGGTGGGCAACGCGGCCATCGACGCGGGGGTCGGCTCGATCCCGATCCTGGGCGATATCTTCGACCTCTTCTTCAAGTCGCACCGCCGCAATGCGGACCTTCTGGCCGAGGCGCTGGGAGGCCCGCGCACAT